In Halobacillus amylolyticus, the following proteins share a genomic window:
- a CDS encoding TIGR01440 family protein → MTDVQAIQQEVASVVRQLLESGHIKNGLLVIGCSTSEIAGEKIGTSGSEAIAKVVYNEWQKLTEQKGIDIAFQCCEHLNRSLVIERSVQKQHNYKEVAAIPVPKAGGSMASYAYKQMEDPVLVEAIEADAGVDIGDTLIGMHLKRVAVPLRLEQKVIGQAHVTVARTRPPLVGGARAVYELEE, encoded by the coding sequence ATGACTGATGTACAAGCCATTCAGCAGGAGGTAGCTTCCGTTGTCAGACAGCTGTTGGAAAGCGGCCATATCAAGAATGGTCTACTTGTCATTGGGTGCTCAACCAGCGAAATTGCTGGCGAAAAAATTGGCACTTCAGGCAGTGAAGCAATTGCCAAAGTTGTGTATAATGAATGGCAGAAGCTCACTGAACAAAAAGGAATTGACATCGCATTTCAGTGCTGTGAACACTTAAATCGTTCACTCGTCATCGAACGCTCTGTGCAAAAGCAGCATAACTACAAAGAAGTAGCGGCCATTCCCGTTCCGAAAGCAGGTGGATCAATGGCTTCCTATGCTTATAAACAGATGGAGGATCCTGTTTTAGTAGAGGCGATTGAAGCAGATGCGGGAGTAGACATTGGAGATACGCTAATTGGAATGCATTTGAAGCGCGTCGCCGTACCGCTTCGCCTTGAGCAAAAAGTAATTGGACAAGCACATGTCACGGTAGCTCGCACCCGCCCGCCACTCGTCGGCGGCGCCCGAGCGGTTTACGAACTTGAAGAGTAA
- a CDS encoding S8 family serine peptidase: MALATAGFSNQADPIQPTRPELLKDQPEPSEEVTIIVELDESPKAFASQIETRLPRLEIVATYTTIFQGVAIKGEAEELEKLARLDTVVNQYPVRTYTTTLTPQAEKTQTLTTDVVRSQTSFTGEGVKVGVIDTGVDYTHPDLTANYRGGFDVVDFDQDPMETMGQLGATMHGTHVSGIIAADGEMKGVAPDAELYVYRALGPGGSGSSVQVIAAIEQAVEEGMDVINLSLGNTVNGPDWPTTKAVNKAVELGTTVVVAAGNSGPASWTVGSPGTSQKAITVGAASLPGTQPVLTLPGQDRKVGVQLLQGSVPWTFTKKYPLIDGGTGENGVPPASGKIVVMKRGVVPFGVKTRLAYEQGAVGVIIYNNEEGQFQGMMNGKEIPIPVATVSKEDGEWLLEHGVEENQWLETTMKQMDHGIAPFSSRGPVTTNWTVKPDILAPGVQIISTVPGGYQPLQGTSMAAPHVAGVAALIKEAHPDWTPAQIKHSLMTTADLLIQKKGQPYPPTAQGAGYIDTEAAINPDLWIEPGALNFGRIKNNFFREKVMVTLHNKGDNSQTISVPEPESSNGITWMTPQTVELEPNEKVEVPIELSVSKAFVEAGVHQGYVTLKSDDQAYEIPYLFMMEGADYEKVSGFELYQDWQTSKDLSYRFHLTEAVDQLTVDLYRAGTMLHQGTLFELEEPEAGMVEGEVDRGFKGELGGAYIAVVTVTKDKKTSTTTFPVQLKNQQ, encoded by the coding sequence TTGGCGTTGGCAACCGCAGGGTTTAGCAATCAAGCTGATCCTATTCAGCCTACACGCCCTGAACTGCTGAAAGACCAGCCGGAGCCGTCAGAGGAAGTCACCATTATTGTCGAACTAGACGAATCACCAAAAGCTTTTGCGAGTCAGATCGAAACGAGGCTCCCGCGGCTCGAGATAGTCGCAACCTACACGACCATTTTTCAAGGGGTGGCGATCAAGGGAGAGGCGGAAGAGCTTGAGAAGCTCGCCCGTTTAGATACGGTCGTCAATCAATATCCTGTTCGAACCTACACCACTACCCTCACCCCACAAGCTGAAAAAACTCAAACGCTTACGACAGATGTGGTGCGAAGCCAGACCTCTTTTACAGGAGAGGGTGTCAAGGTTGGGGTCATTGATACAGGGGTGGATTACACACATCCTGACTTAACCGCCAACTACCGTGGTGGCTTTGATGTCGTTGACTTTGACCAGGATCCGATGGAAACGATGGGGCAGCTAGGGGCGACGATGCATGGGACACACGTCTCCGGGATCATTGCGGCTGATGGGGAAATGAAGGGTGTCGCGCCTGATGCTGAGCTTTATGTCTATCGCGCGCTTGGCCCGGGTGGATCAGGTTCATCGGTGCAGGTGATTGCCGCAATTGAGCAAGCCGTTGAAGAGGGGATGGATGTGATCAACTTATCGCTCGGAAACACAGTCAATGGTCCTGATTGGCCAACGACGAAAGCGGTCAACAAGGCAGTTGAGCTTGGCACGACCGTTGTTGTCGCAGCGGGAAACTCGGGCCCGGCCTCCTGGACAGTCGGTTCGCCGGGTACCTCACAGAAAGCGATCACGGTCGGGGCCGCCTCTCTCCCGGGTACGCAGCCTGTCCTTACATTGCCGGGGCAGGATCGAAAGGTCGGCGTCCAGCTTTTGCAGGGCTCCGTACCCTGGACTTTTACAAAAAAATATCCCTTAATCGACGGGGGGACAGGGGAGAACGGTGTGCCCCCGGCGTCAGGAAAGATTGTTGTGATGAAGCGGGGAGTTGTGCCCTTCGGTGTGAAGACGCGCCTTGCGTATGAGCAGGGTGCGGTTGGTGTGATTATTTACAACAATGAAGAGGGACAGTTTCAGGGAATGATGAACGGCAAGGAAATTCCGATTCCAGTTGCAACTGTCAGCAAGGAGGATGGGGAGTGGCTGCTTGAGCATGGCGTCGAGGAAAATCAGTGGCTCGAAACGACCATGAAGCAAATGGACCATGGCATCGCTCCGTTCAGTTCAAGAGGACCGGTGACGACGAATTGGACGGTCAAGCCGGACATTCTCGCACCTGGCGTCCAGATTATCAGTACGGTGCCGGGTGGATATCAACCGCTGCAAGGGACAAGTATGGCCGCACCGCACGTCGCTGGTGTTGCTGCACTCATCAAAGAAGCTCATCCCGACTGGACACCGGCCCAAATCAAGCATTCGCTCATGACAACAGCCGATTTGTTGATACAGAAGAAGGGACAGCCCTACCCGCCGACTGCACAAGGGGCCGGGTACATCGATACCGAAGCCGCGATTAATCCGGATCTCTGGATTGAACCGGGTGCACTCAATTTTGGTCGTATTAAGAATAACTTCTTTCGGGAAAAAGTTATGGTGACATTGCACAACAAAGGGGATAACAGCCAAACGATTAGTGTGCCTGAGCCCGAAAGTTCAAATGGGATCACATGGATGACGCCGCAAACCGTTGAACTTGAGCCAAATGAGAAGGTAGAGGTGCCTATCGAACTCAGCGTGTCGAAGGCTTTCGTTGAAGCGGGGGTTCATCAAGGATATGTCACCTTGAAGAGCGATGACCAGGCTTATGAAATCCCGTATCTGTTTATGATGGAAGGTGCCGATTACGAGAAAGTGTCAGGCTTTGAGCTTTATCAAGACTGGCAAACATCGAAGGATCTATCGTACCGCTTTCATTTAACAGAAGCGGTCGATCAGCTTACAGTTGACTTGTACCGTGCAGGAACAATGCTGCATCAAGGTACATTGTTCGAACTAGAAGAACCGGAGGCGGGCATGGTTGAAGGTGAAGTTGACCGCGGATTTAAAGGAGAACTAGGCGGAGCCTACATTGCCGTCGTCACCGTCACAAAAGACAAAAAAACTAGCACCACCACCTTCCCAGTCCAATTAAAAAACCAACAATAA
- a CDS encoding L-threonylcarbamoyladenylate synthase — protein MTTQYWKLSTNATEHDQAIREAAGLLHQQQVVAFPTETVYGLGADATNEVAVQRIFEAKGRPADNPLIVHVADKSQVEGLVTETPPIARKLMDNFWPGPLTLILPSNGTAASNVTAGLPTIAIRMPDHTVALSLLTAAGRPLAAPSANRSGRPSPTEAVHVSQDLDGRIAGIVDGGPTGVGVESTVLDCTAEIPMILRPGGVTKEDLQPFIPTIIIDPALADQETKPKSPGMKYTHYAPEAPLWLVDGDREFFQNQLNQLKATDQRVGVIASSELAAELDHNRVLTCGSKQDLTEVAGNLYGALRQFKKSDVDVILCETFPEHGVGAAIMNRLTKAAVQKVSQ, from the coding sequence ATGACTACACAGTATTGGAAGCTATCCACAAATGCAACTGAGCACGATCAAGCCATCAGAGAAGCGGCTGGGCTGCTTCATCAACAGCAGGTCGTTGCTTTTCCGACAGAAACGGTTTATGGACTCGGGGCGGATGCGACGAATGAGGTAGCGGTTCAACGTATTTTTGAGGCGAAGGGGCGGCCGGCAGATAATCCCCTGATTGTTCATGTTGCAGACAAATCACAAGTCGAGGGGCTTGTGACAGAAACCCCGCCAATTGCACGCAAATTAATGGACAATTTTTGGCCAGGGCCTTTGACGCTGATCCTGCCAAGCAATGGCACGGCCGCTTCAAACGTAACGGCTGGTTTGCCGACGATCGCCATTCGCATGCCAGATCACACCGTTGCACTGAGCCTTTTAACAGCAGCAGGAAGGCCTTTGGCTGCACCGAGTGCCAATCGCTCGGGGCGGCCTAGTCCCACAGAAGCTGTTCATGTTAGTCAGGATCTCGATGGACGGATTGCCGGGATCGTGGACGGTGGCCCTACAGGAGTTGGCGTCGAATCAACAGTCCTTGATTGTACAGCGGAAATTCCGATGATTCTGAGGCCGGGGGGAGTTACAAAAGAAGACTTGCAGCCATTTATTCCAACTATCATTATTGACCCGGCATTGGCTGATCAAGAAACCAAGCCCAAGTCACCAGGGATGAAATATACCCATTATGCGCCGGAAGCCCCGCTCTGGCTCGTTGATGGAGATAGGGAGTTTTTTCAAAATCAATTGAATCAATTGAAAGCAACGGATCAGCGTGTTGGCGTCATCGCAAGTAGTGAACTAGCGGCAGAATTAGATCATAATAGGGTACTAACATGTGGGTCCAAGCAGGATTTGACTGAGGTAGCCGGCAACTTGTACGGGGCTTTAAGGCAGTTTAAGAAATCGGATGTCGACGTCATTTTGTGTGAAACCTTCCCGGAGCACGGGGTAGGGGCTGCGATTATGAATCGTTTAACAAAAGCAGCCGTCCAAAAAGTGAGTCAGTAG
- a CDS encoding low molecular weight protein arginine phosphatase: protein MNVLFVCTGNTCRSPMAEALLKFKNNDIDVRSAGIFAGYGQPLSEGTEHVLSEIGLSFNHSSTSVNKDLLKWADLVLTMTDKHKQTLALQYPEEQTKFYTLKEYVLIDEQQWQQLKNLYASFEEKRIFHLSNMEEDLTEGEIEKRLRKELSNEIEVIQQLEAKIPSLNITDPYGKSVQVYRETRDELNEHIDLLLKKLSNNID from the coding sequence ATGAACGTTTTATTTGTATGCACAGGGAATACTTGCCGCAGTCCTATGGCTGAGGCTCTTTTAAAGTTTAAAAATAATGACATTGACGTCCGTTCAGCAGGAATTTTTGCAGGATACGGACAACCATTGTCAGAAGGAACAGAACACGTGTTAAGTGAAATTGGGCTTTCCTTCAATCATTCTTCAACATCAGTTAACAAGGACCTTCTCAAATGGGCTGACCTCGTATTAACGATGACCGATAAGCATAAGCAAACTTTGGCATTGCAGTATCCTGAGGAGCAAACTAAATTTTACACGTTAAAAGAATATGTTCTCATTGATGAACAGCAATGGCAGCAGCTCAAGAATCTTTATGCGTCTTTTGAGGAAAAAAGGATCTTTCATTTAAGTAATATGGAAGAAGACCTGACGGAAGGCGAAATTGAAAAACGCCTTCGTAAAGAACTTTCAAATGAGATCGAAGTGATTCAACAACTTGAAGCCAAGATTCCAAGCTTAAATATCACAGATCCTTACGGCAAAAGTGTCCAAGTGTACAGGGAGACACGTGATGAACTCAATGAGCATATCGACCTTCTATTGAAAAAACTTTCCAACAATATCGATTAA
- a CDS encoding manganese efflux pump MntP, whose product MIVEHVASLLLLSFALGMDAFSVSLGMGMQAVRLKHAFFAGIVVGIFHMLMPGLGMVLGTWLSDSASTWAAVAGGFLLLGLGFYTIFASFAEKRSAAHTLVGAGLWIFAVSVSIDSFPVGFSLGLNDTAIIISILSFGVASTVLTWAGFIIGRRASGLLGTYSELLGGSILCALGLYAIF is encoded by the coding sequence ATGATAGTTGAACATGTTGCGTCATTATTGTTACTTTCATTTGCACTTGGTATGGATGCTTTTTCCGTATCTCTTGGGATGGGCATGCAGGCAGTTAGGCTTAAACATGCTTTTTTTGCAGGCATCGTCGTTGGGATTTTTCATATGCTGATGCCCGGCCTCGGAATGGTATTAGGTACATGGCTTTCAGATAGTGCTAGCACGTGGGCTGCGGTGGCAGGGGGCTTCTTATTGCTCGGACTTGGCTTTTACACCATTTTTGCATCATTTGCAGAAAAACGATCCGCTGCCCATACACTCGTCGGTGCCGGTCTGTGGATATTCGCAGTAAGTGTAAGCATTGACAGCTTTCCTGTGGGTTTCAGCCTCGGACTTAACGATACAGCCATTATCATATCGATCTTGTCTTTTGGAGTGGCTAGCACTGTACTTACGTGGGCAGGCTTTATTATAGGCAGACGAGCAAGCGGGCTTCTTGGAACGTATAGTGAATTATTGGGCGGGAGTATTCTGTGCGCGCTTGGTCTTTACGCCATTTTCTAA
- the wecB gene encoding non-hydrolyzing UDP-N-acetylglucosamine 2-epimerase produces MSNRIKVMTIFGTRPEAIKMAPLVLELKKRLEQFEPIVTVTAQHRQMLDQVLNIFSIEPDYDLNIMKDRQTLTAVTARALEGLDDIMKKTEPDVVLVHGDTTTTFAASLAAYYNQIPVGHVEAGLRTWNKYSPFPEEMNRQLTGVMADLHFAPTNKSRDNLLAENKIENNIFVTGNTAIDALKTTVDSEYTHEVLDQLGDKRLVLMTAHRRENLGNNMQQMFRAIKRLVETHDDVQVVYPVHLNPVVQETADEILGNDDRIKLIKPLDVIDFHNFASRAHLILTDSGGVQEEAPSLGVPVLVLRDTTERPEGIEAGTLKLAGTEEDHIFNLANELLSDDSKHEAMSQASNPYGDGQASARIAEAIRYFFKDRDDKPDTFETK; encoded by the coding sequence ATGTCCAACCGCATTAAAGTCATGACTATTTTCGGAACACGCCCCGAAGCGATTAAAATGGCGCCGCTTGTTTTAGAATTAAAAAAAAGGTTAGAGCAGTTTGAGCCCATCGTCACAGTGACCGCTCAGCACAGACAGATGCTTGACCAAGTCTTGAATATTTTCAGCATTGAACCCGATTACGATTTAAACATCATGAAGGATCGTCAAACGCTGACGGCTGTCACAGCACGAGCGCTTGAGGGGCTTGACGACATCATGAAGAAAACCGAGCCGGATGTCGTGCTTGTTCATGGTGACACAACGACAACATTCGCAGCCTCTCTCGCAGCCTATTACAATCAAATTCCCGTCGGACACGTCGAAGCGGGGTTAAGAACGTGGAACAAATACTCACCATTCCCGGAAGAAATGAACCGCCAGCTAACAGGTGTCATGGCCGATCTTCATTTTGCACCGACGAATAAATCGCGAGATAATCTGCTAGCTGAAAATAAAATTGAGAATAACATTTTTGTCACAGGAAATACTGCAATTGATGCTTTGAAGACAACGGTCGACAGCGAGTATACTCACGAAGTCCTTGACCAACTAGGTGACAAGCGCCTCGTGTTGATGACCGCCCATCGCCGCGAGAATCTCGGCAATAACATGCAGCAAATGTTCCGCGCGATTAAGCGTTTGGTGGAAACTCATGACGATGTGCAAGTGGTCTACCCTGTCCACTTAAACCCTGTCGTGCAGGAAACAGCTGATGAGATCTTAGGGAATGATGACCGCATCAAGCTGATCAAACCACTTGATGTCATCGATTTCCACAACTTCGCATCGCGCGCCCACTTGATTTTAACCGATTCAGGCGGCGTCCAAGAAGAAGCGCCATCCCTTGGTGTTCCTGTGCTCGTTTTGCGTGACACAACCGAACGTCCGGAAGGCATCGAAGCAGGCACATTGAAACTTGCCGGCACAGAAGAAGATCATATTTTCAACCTGGCCAACGAGCTCCTGTCCGACGACAGTAAGCACGAAGCGATGTCACAGGCTTCAAATCCTTACGGTGATGGACAAGCGTCCGCTCGCATTGCCGAAGCAATTCGCTACTTTTTCAAGGATCGCGACGATAAGCCGGATACTTTTGAAACGAAATAA
- the prmC gene encoding peptide chain release factor N(5)-glutamine methyltransferase, whose product MNNEQMPFATIQEARRWASLFLQKHGREVRVADLLLEHQLSLSFSQLLAYERDSFPEQKQVWFKKAVEDHACTGVPVQHLIGKAPFYGREFTVNHHVLIPRPETEELVLGTIKKMKLKSPVIADLGTGSGIIAITLKLELSSSQLLATDLSTEAIQVAKQNADTLNADIEFFQGDFLEPIKQQPIDVIVSNPPYIAFSEQLSETVKNFDPSLALFAKEEGLAAYRTIVEQLARYKLSPSLVAFEIGHEQGEAVKSLIERKLPGYDVQIKQDINKKDRMIFAELAD is encoded by the coding sequence GTGAATAACGAGCAAATGCCGTTTGCTACGATTCAGGAAGCCCGACGCTGGGCTTCTCTTTTTTTACAAAAGCATGGCCGCGAAGTTCGGGTAGCTGACCTGCTGCTGGAACATCAGCTTAGTCTATCATTTTCCCAGTTGCTCGCTTATGAACGCGATTCTTTTCCGGAACAGAAGCAGGTATGGTTTAAAAAAGCCGTTGAGGACCATGCCTGTACAGGCGTTCCCGTCCAGCACTTAATTGGAAAGGCGCCATTTTATGGACGAGAATTTACGGTTAATCATCACGTGCTAATCCCCCGGCCAGAAACGGAAGAGCTTGTGCTCGGTACAATCAAAAAGATGAAGCTGAAGTCGCCTGTGATTGCTGATCTCGGCACAGGCAGTGGGATCATCGCCATTACTTTAAAGCTTGAGCTATCGTCGAGCCAGCTTTTAGCTACAGATCTTTCCACAGAAGCCATCCAAGTCGCTAAGCAAAATGCTGACACACTCAATGCTGACATCGAGTTTTTCCAAGGTGATTTTCTCGAGCCGATCAAACAACAGCCTATTGATGTGATCGTTTCAAACCCGCCCTATATTGCTTTTTCGGAACAGCTTTCGGAAACGGTTAAAAATTTCGATCCATCGTTAGCGCTATTTGCCAAGGAAGAGGGATTGGCTGCTTATCGGACGATCGTTGAGCAACTCGCTCGATACAAGTTATCCCCATCGCTGGTTGCTTTTGAAATTGGCCATGAACAAGGTGAAGCAGTCAAAAGCCTGATTGAAAGAAAATTACCTGGCTATGATGTCCAAATCAAGCAGGATATTAACAAAAAAGACCGAATGATTTTTGCTGAATTAGCCGACTAG
- the upp gene encoding uracil phosphoribosyltransferase has translation MGKVYVLDHPLIQHKLTYIRKNETGTKDFRQLVDEVAALMAFEITRDLPLEQVEIDTPVVSNAKAQVLTGKKIGLVPILRAGLGMVDGIIKLIPAAKVGHVGLYRDPETLQPVEYYVKLPSDIEERELIVIDPMLATGGSANEAIESLKKRGARQIRLMCLVAAPEGVEAVQEAHPDVDIYLAAMDERLNEKGYIEPGLGDAGDRLFGTK, from the coding sequence ATGGGAAAAGTTTATGTGTTAGACCATCCATTAATTCAACATAAATTGACGTACATACGCAAAAACGAAACAGGGACGAAGGATTTTCGCCAATTAGTCGATGAAGTCGCCGCCCTTATGGCTTTCGAAATCACTCGTGACCTGCCGCTTGAACAAGTGGAAATCGACACCCCGGTTGTATCAAACGCGAAAGCCCAAGTGCTGACAGGGAAGAAAATTGGTCTAGTACCGATCCTTCGTGCTGGTCTAGGCATGGTAGACGGGATTATCAAACTGATTCCTGCAGCGAAAGTAGGTCATGTCGGTCTTTACCGCGACCCTGAAACACTGCAACCTGTAGAATACTATGTCAAACTTCCAAGTGATATCGAAGAACGTGAACTTATTGTGATTGATCCAATGCTCGCGACAGGCGGTTCCGCCAACGAAGCGATCGAATCATTGAAAAAACGCGGCGCCCGCCAAATCCGCCTGATGTGCCTCGTCGCTGCACCTGAAGGTGTCGAGGCTGTTCAAGAGGCGCATCCAGATGTTGACATTTATTTAGCCGCAATGGACGAGCGTTTGAACGAAAAAGGCTACATCGAACCAGGCTTAGGCGATGCAGGTGATCGCCTGTTCGGCACGAAGTAA
- a CDS encoding ATP synthase subunit I: MKDYQHMIVRQRKWMFYLLALLVLGWGVTPWQPVFLGLLLGSSLSFYNLWLMQRKIKKLGEASADNHSIRGIGTFTRLASGALAVVIALQFEEHFQLFAVVLGLMAAYIVILIDYLFNKSTD; encoded by the coding sequence ATGAAAGATTATCAACACATGATAGTCCGTCAGCGAAAGTGGATGTTCTACCTACTAGCCTTACTCGTTTTAGGGTGGGGAGTCACACCGTGGCAACCGGTTTTCCTCGGACTTCTACTAGGAAGTTCCCTTAGTTTCTACAACCTCTGGCTCATGCAGCGAAAAATCAAAAAGCTCGGTGAGGCATCAGCAGACAACCACTCTATCAGAGGGATCGGGACTTTTACAAGATTGGCTTCAGGTGCTTTAGCCGTAGTCATCGCCCTTCAGTTTGAAGAACATTTCCAATTGTTTGCAGTAGTATTGGGCTTAATGGCAGCCTACATTGTCATTTTAATAGATTACCTGTTCAACAAATCAACAGATTAG
- the spoIIR gene encoding stage II sporulation protein R — MKKIILTTAAVLIVLSILPWGHMSGASSSSQYQVIPDEAIRLRILADNNDKKAQELKRDVRDEVNAEITKWVEELTSIEAARSLIQSRLRDIDTIVKETIEQAGSEQSYQVKYGKQVEFPTKLYGSYIYPAGEYEAILITLGEGEGDNWWCVLFPPLCFLDFSNGATVAHAEETDGEQDSEQAKEPEKKEVEFILVKLWKKIVS, encoded by the coding sequence ATGAAAAAAATAATTCTTACTACAGCAGCGGTTTTAATAGTTTTATCAATTTTACCTTGGGGACATATGAGCGGAGCATCCTCAAGTTCACAATATCAAGTCATTCCGGACGAAGCGATTCGTCTGAGAATATTAGCTGATAACAATGATAAAAAGGCGCAAGAGCTTAAGCGTGATGTACGCGATGAAGTTAATGCTGAAATTACCAAGTGGGTGGAGGAACTTACCTCTATCGAAGCAGCTCGGTCGCTCATTCAGTCAAGACTACGAGACATAGATACGATTGTAAAAGAAACGATTGAACAAGCAGGGAGCGAGCAAAGCTATCAAGTAAAGTATGGCAAGCAAGTTGAATTTCCTACGAAGCTATATGGCTCATACATTTATCCAGCGGGTGAATATGAAGCAATCCTAATCACGCTGGGTGAAGGAGAAGGCGATAATTGGTGGTGCGTCCTATTCCCGCCGCTTTGCTTCTTGGATTTCTCTAACGGCGCGACCGTTGCCCACGCGGAGGAAACGGATGGTGAACAAGATTCTGAGCAGGCAAAAGAACCTGAGAAGAAAGAAGTGGAGTTCATTCTCGTAAAACTTTGGAAAAAAATCGTATCCTAG
- a CDS encoding serine hydroxymethyltransferase codes for MEHVKSTDAEVFAAIKDEKDRQNHNIELIASENFVSEAVMEAMGSVLTNKYAEGYPGRRYYGGCEHVDVVENLARDRAKELFGAEHANVQPHSGAQANMAVYFTVLNPGDKVLGMNLNHGGHLTHGSPVNFSGTLYDFEEYGVDQDHEQIDYDAVLAKAKEVKPKLIVAGASAYPREIDFAKFREIADEVGAYLMVDMAHIAGLVASGLHPNPVPHAQFVTTTTHKTLRGPRGGMIFCEEEFAKKIDKSVFPGMQGGPLMHVIAAKAVSFKEALDPEFKQYSRQIIANAKQLAESLKKNGVRLVSGGTDNHLLLLDLQTLGLTGKVAEKALDEVGITTNKNAIPFDPESPFVTSGIRIGTAAVTSRGFKEKEMEEIAEQIALTLKNHEDADKLKEVAERVQKLTSRFPLYPTLLTTS; via the coding sequence ATGGAACATGTTAAATCAACGGATGCAGAAGTGTTTGCAGCTATTAAGGATGAAAAAGATCGTCAAAACCACAATATTGAGCTGATCGCTTCTGAGAATTTCGTATCCGAAGCTGTTATGGAGGCAATGGGATCAGTTTTAACAAACAAATATGCAGAAGGTTACCCGGGGCGCCGTTACTATGGCGGCTGTGAGCACGTTGATGTTGTTGAGAACTTGGCAAGAGATCGTGCCAAGGAACTATTTGGGGCTGAGCATGCCAACGTCCAGCCGCACTCTGGCGCCCAGGCGAACATGGCTGTTTACTTTACGGTTCTTAACCCTGGCGATAAGGTGCTTGGCATGAACTTGAACCATGGCGGCCACCTTACTCACGGCAGCCCGGTAAACTTCAGTGGTACGCTTTATGACTTTGAAGAGTACGGTGTCGATCAAGATCATGAACAAATTGACTACGATGCTGTCTTGGCAAAAGCAAAAGAAGTGAAGCCGAAGTTGATCGTAGCAGGGGCAAGTGCCTATCCACGCGAGATTGATTTTGCTAAGTTCAGAGAAATTGCGGATGAAGTCGGCGCCTATCTCATGGTTGATATGGCCCACATTGCCGGGCTCGTCGCTTCCGGTTTGCATCCAAACCCAGTTCCACACGCCCAGTTCGTAACGACAACCACACACAAAACGTTGCGTGGACCACGCGGCGGCATGATTTTTTGTGAAGAAGAATTTGCTAAGAAAATTGACAAATCCGTATTCCCGGGCATGCAAGGCGGTCCGCTTATGCACGTGATCGCAGCAAAAGCTGTTTCTTTCAAAGAAGCGCTTGATCCGGAATTCAAACAATATTCCCGCCAAATTATCGCAAATGCAAAACAGCTGGCGGAATCGCTTAAGAAAAATGGTGTCCGCCTCGTATCCGGCGGTACCGACAATCACTTGCTGCTACTCGACCTGCAAACCCTCGGCCTAACAGGAAAAGTAGCCGAAAAGGCATTAGACGAAGTTGGCATCACGACCAACAAAAACGCGATTCCATTTGATCCGGAAAGCCCATTTGTAACGAGTGGAATCCGCATTGGTACAGCGGCCGTTACAAGCCGTGGCTTCAAAGAAAAAGAGATGGAAGAAATCGCTGAACAAATTGCCCTAACACTGAAAAATCATGAAGATGCTGATAAACTGAAGGAAGTAGCTGAACGTGTACAGAAGCTGACGTCCCGCTTCCCACTTTATCCAACATTGCTGACAACTTCCTAA
- the rpiB gene encoding ribose 5-phosphate isomerase B translates to MKVIIASDHGGVNLRREIADVLDELHIEFEDIGCNCETSVDFPDYAIPAAERVASGEFDRGILICGTGIGMSISANKVNGIRAALVHDLFTAKATREHNNSNVLCMGERVIGPGLAKEIARTWLETDYEAGRHENRVGKITKYEGRKA, encoded by the coding sequence ATGAAAGTGATTATAGCATCCGATCACGGTGGAGTGAATCTGCGTCGTGAAATAGCAGACGTACTCGATGAATTACATATAGAATTTGAAGACATCGGCTGTAATTGCGAAACATCCGTAGATTTCCCGGACTACGCCATTCCAGCCGCCGAACGAGTGGCCAGCGGCGAATTTGATAGAGGGATTCTTATTTGCGGGACAGGCATCGGCATGTCAATTTCAGCCAATAAAGTGAATGGTATTCGTGCTGCCCTTGTCCACGACCTGTTCACAGCAAAAGCAACTCGCGAGCACAATAACTCCAATGTCCTTTGCATGGGGGAACGTGTCATCGGACCAGGTCTCGCCAAGGAAATCGCTCGTACCTGGCTTGAAACAGATTACGAAGCCGGCCGCCATGAAAATCGGGTAGGGAAAATTACGAAGTATGAAGGACGAAAAGCATAG